The Dermacentor andersoni chromosome 1, qqDerAnde1_hic_scaffold, whole genome shotgun sequence genomic interval AAACAGGTTCCATTGTCTTTCAATACGTCCCACATCGTTCAAATTCCCAAGACTGATGATCCGGAAGAACGACTGTTGGTGGGGTCATATCGACCGATTAGTctcaccaacgtcgactacaaagtatttatgaaggttctagcaaaaagactgcagtctgtgatcacgaaattggtagggtctcaccagacgtgtggaattaaaggccgtagcatcgctacaaatatacatgtcgcacgcaacgtattagagtgtgtcgatgcagttggcggtcagatagcaatgatgcagctcgatttggcgaaagcctttgaccgcgtctcccACGAAATCCTTTTTTCCATCCTGGAACACTCCAAACTAGGTGACATTATAGTAGAGGGCGTAAAAATGGCCTACAAGAACTGTACGACCCGCATTACAGTTAATGGCGATCTCACTGACAAACTTGCTGTACGTTCTTCAGTAAGACAGGGATGCCCGCTTTCCCCCTTGCTTTTCGcagtgtatttagagccactatgcctggcaattatcaactctgaccgaatttcaggttacagactgcagtcatcacacgtgaaagtactcgcgtatgctgacgatatagcggTGTTTTGCGCTGATAGAGCATCTGTGAAGCGACAATTGTgattgaaaaattctgcgctCAGACTGGAAGTCAGATCAATTGGGGAAAAAGTTCCGGTTTTTGGCATGGCGAATGGGACGTAACACCGGGTTGTTTTTCTCGGCTTCGATGGTCCACCTTGCCAACGCGGTATCTAGGAGTACCTTTGGATTGTTACCGGGATCCCAGCTCAtactggaaagaagaaacttcgagaatgaaagagaaagcggtcgcgtggcaaggaagacagctatcaatgttttcccgtgcctctatctgtaatgtctttttgatttcgaagctctggtatgtcatgaatgtgctgtgtgcgacccgaacagctattcaaaaaatgcatcgtgtttttgctgtttttatttgggcgtccacctgggaaagaaccagccgaactaacctgtttgtttccgttaaaagcggaggccttggcctggcgcatctttttttgcgtcaagtggtctcgcgatttatgtttttgcgtgatcaaagtgatccctttctaagatctgttatgcaagtgcgcctacagagactgctccctggAAGGATAGTCTCCTGTGATAACATGTGTGGTGCTGTGACAGGATACTTGCGCGAGGTTGTTCTTTCGTGTAAGATGTTGGAAGTACGTTTCAGCCCTGAATACCTATGTAATGTCaataagaaaaagctgtacaaagcgttggttgacgtgatgttgccggtacccatttatcggacaccacactttggaggcccagggcaagatattttaaaaagagttaagaacatgcccgttagacctgtggtcaaaacttttttttttaaactgcattccggtacgctgcctgttaaaacctggctgcatgataaaggttttttcgtgccatggacaacaaactgcttgttatgcaGGAAGCCCGAGACAGTGGAACATGTTTTCCTAGAATGTTGGGATCCCATTTTTTATTGGGATGTCCTTCAGAGGACGATTAAAAAGGAACTCCCTTTAAGTCCTTACGGCATCCGGTACTTATCAATTGAAAGTGAAGAAGTGCCCTACGATTTAATTatgcttcttggcctccacagtttgtggaaaacgcgaatgcaggtgcgacatgcagacataaatacaagatccacacgtgaaaacttcatcgaaagtgttgTTTATCTTCGCGAATGTTTCAGGGCTCAGACTGATCCACCAGAGTGGATATCACTGTTTGATGATTTGTCACAAATGAAAAGTTTTTAGCACCACTCGCCTCAGCCcaagtgtggctgaagtgttttaccatatgttactttgtattacacgtgcaagacggcaataaagaaaaaaaaagcagtcgtggccgagtggttaaggcgatggactagaaatccattggggtctccccgcacaggttcgaatcctgtcggctgcgtagcggttacttttgtttctgccagcccttcgtgaacgcgtatcaatgtggcgcagttGTGCCGCAGcgtatatgcgcagtcgtggccgagtggttaaggcgatggacaaGAAATCaattggggtctccccgcacaggctcgaatcctgtcggctgcgtagcggttacttttgtttctgccagcccatcgtgaacgcgtatcaatgtggcgcagttGTGCCGCAGcgtatatgcgcagtcgtggccgagtggttaaggcgatggacaaGAAATCAATTGGGGtatccccgcacaggttcgaatcctgtcggctgcgtagcggttacttttgtttctgccagcccttcgtgaacgcgtatcgaTGTGGCGCAGTAGTGCCACAGCGTACATGCGCAGTCGTgcccgagtggttaaggcgatggactagaaatccattggggtctccccgcacaggttcgaatcctgtcggctgcgtagcggttacttttgtttctgccagcccttcgtgaacgcgtatcaatgtggcgcagtagtgccgcagcgtatatgcgcagtcgtggccgagagggattctacttccggcagccgagctgtacGGACGTGTGGATCATGGGCTCCGAAGGAGCGGCTTTTGCTGCCCCCGGCCGCGGTAACAGGCTTATGGACGATGACGAGGAAGCGAGCTACCAGTTTATTTTGCCACCACTGCCCAAGGGACCTGAaaaacaccgtgtttttgcatGGCGACGTGCGAGCGAGGCCCTATAGGGTCGAAGACTTCCGAGATGCACTCATCCCGACTGGAATGCTGCAGGAGGTCATGGCCCTTGGAGCCTACCAGATCAATCACGTATGGGCAGTCACCTTCTCGAGTGACGAGGCAACGAAAAGGATGCTGGCGTTGAAAGAGCTCAACGTGAAGGGGCGTCGTTGCGTTATCGTCGACCCTCAAGACCAACAGGTACGCCTCCGCCTTCATTGGCTGCTTTATTGGGTGGCGGACGAAGATATAAAGGCAGCGCTAGCGGCCTTTGGCAAGGTCGTGGAAGTGACGAGAGAACGATGGCGTGTCAGAGGCGTAGGCGACAAGGACTCAACGTCGCGGACCGTTCTGTTGAAGTTGAAGAGCGGGATGAAAGTCGATGACCTCCCGCACCAAATCCGAGTTGTCGGTGAACTGGCCCTTGTCGTAGCGCCTGGACGGCCGATGCAGTGCCTACGATGCAAGGGTGTCGGACACGTCCGTCGCGAGTGCAAGGTACCGCGTTGCGCTCGGTGTCGCAGCTTTGGACACTCTAAAGATCAGTGTGTGCGCACGTACGCTGCAGCTGTGGGGCCACCAGCGAACGAGGTCGTCGCGCAGATGAGGATGGATGCTGCTGAAGCCGAGGACGCTGCCAAGGGGGCTGGTGACAAGGAGAGCGCCAGCAATGCAGAGGCGACATCGAAGGCAGCGAAAGATACAGATGTATTTGTTACCCtcgaaaagaaagatgggacgacaacgggtcctgcagaagagcgggcgaaaagcaaggaaaactgccttgtaGTTGATGAAGCCGCATGCGAGACAGAAGGTGGGGATCCGCCCCCAACCAGCGACCCTATGTATACGAGCGGCAACGCTACCTTTAAGAGGCCGCTAGACGCTACCGATGGGAAAACAGCTGTAAAGAACCATGCCGACGGGCCACCTGCAAAGACAACTTTGACCAGAAGGAGCAGCTTCAAGCCCTCTCCAAACATTCATCGGGATAGGAAAGCCGGCGACAAGCCACAGCCGTCCGCTGACCACACCAGACCACCGGACGGTCCCGGAGGCGTCTAGCCGCTGGCTAGACGTTGTGGTGAGCACAGTGCTCCGGGCCTCTCTAACTTTCTCGTATTAGCAATGGCAACCAACCCAACGCTTAGCTTAGGCACGCTAAACGtaagaggtctggccgccaagcgtaaacaaagccaagtgtaccggatgatggtggaccaagacctcgacgttctggccgtgcaagagacaaaggttGAAGGGGAGGAGGAGACCCGGGGCATGGTGCTAAGGTTTACGTCTTTATactacgcggtagtgagccatgctaaaggtgcgtcggcgggtgttattttatttattaggaaACTTCCCGGCTTTATTTTTCATGCCCTTCAGGCAGGTTAGTGTACGTGGACTTTAATGTTGGTAATGATCCCTGGCgtgttgtgtgtgtttatgcacctaatgtttgtgaagagcgcactctgtttttttcatccttaaggacgcacatttgcataaacaaaaaagtgataattctgggagattttaattgtgtACTCCGAGATCGGGACAGAACAGGCCGAAGAACAAATGACAAAAGCTGCCATGTCCTCGCTGAATTATTAACCGATTTCGACCTAGACGACGTGGCTGACTGTCTGGTTGGAACACGCGAGGTTCATTACACACACTTCCACGGCAATAGTCACGCGCGTCTAGACAGAATGTACGTGTAACTAGACGTAATACCCCTGTGTAACAGCTACGGTGTCACGCCTCTTTCATTCACTGATCACTGTTTGGTCAAGATGTATGTTGGACGCAAAGCAAAACACCACACTTTCACGTGGGagttgtggaaaatgaattccaaATTGTTAACTGACGAGCTTTTTCTAAGCAAAGTACAGGAATAtttgaaagaagtgggaaataacGTGTTGCGAGTCACCGAAAAGTGGGAAAATTTTAAACAACGAATTAAACTAGCCGCCATCGATCGCTCCTGCAAAATAAagtacgaagaaagagttaaagagaaagaactaaGGGTGGTGTTGGAAAAGTTAACGGCCTTAGAGTGCAGCCAACCGGGCGCATACAAAGACGATTTGCGTAGCATCAAATCGAAATTGGAGATATGCGATGAAGAGCGATATCGGGGAGCGATTATACGCGCAAGGGCAGAGGCTTTGACAGCAGATGAGGCTCCAACTAAACGTGCGCTCGGTCTTGAAAAGAGGCACGCACGGCGTAACCACGTAGATGTACTTGAAGTAGATGATCACGAAATAACCGACTGTGAGGACATAGCGCAAGTGTTTTTCCAGCACTTTCAACAGCTTTTTGCATCGAGTCCTGTTGACGTAGATGCCTTTAGAGCCACGTTTTTGGGACGCATGCCGCAACTCAACGACGACACGAAGAACAGACTAGAGGCACCGATATCAGCACgtgaagttgaaaaggcaattgatgatttaaaaactggaaaatcgccgggtccggatggcctttgcgccgctttttataaacagtttaaatcagacttgtcgcctcttctcgctgacgtctttaacgaagcgtatgAAGTAAACGCATTGCCATATTCTTTCGGGGAAGCACACACCGTGCTCATCCCTAAGACCGACGAGCCTACGAAACTAAAATATGTAACGTCGtacagaccaatatcacttaCCAACAGTGATTACAAAGTATTCATGAAGATCATCGCTTGCAGGTTACAATCAGCAACGGAAAGCATAGTAGGTAGTCACCAAACATGCGGCATCAAGGGACGTACTATtagcacaaacatacacataatgagatcaattctggaatgttgtgacgccttaaggtcgcgagttgctattctccaacttgatttggagaaagcttttgactgtgttGCTCATGTTATTTTAATTGCCATTCTAAAACATATAAATGTCGGGTCCATAATTACTGACGGGGTGGCCATGGCGTACCGGAACGGAAGTACTAAGCTTATAATTAACAAGTCACTGGGGGCCCCCATCAGCATTCAACGTtccgtgcgtcagggctgcccagccagcccactcctgttctgtatttatctagagactctgtgtttggcagtgattgagaacaAATGTATTCATGGGTTTACAATGCAAGCATCAGAAGTTAAACTTCAGGCCTATGCTGATGACGTAGCCGTGTGTTGCAATGACAAGGAGAGCGTTTTGCAAACGATAAATGTTGTTAAAAAATTTGGCGAAATCACTGGAAGTAGAGTAAACTGGAGCAAGTGCCACGGTATTTGGCTTGGGGAGTGGCCTGAGACCCCCGCTATCTTTGCGAATGTCACGTGCTCGACAACGCCAGTAAAATACCTGGGTGTACCACTTGAAGCTTATAAACAGAGCGACGAATACTGGCAGTGCGagcttaaaagggttaaagagaaggctgaggcgtggagagccaaacacctttcagtatttgccagggctacagtgtgcaacttgtttttcgtagctaagctatggtacgttatgcaattcattttttgtaacagagccaatgtacagaaattgcacagagtttttgccgtgtttgtgtggggttctggatgggagagatgcagccgcaacaatcttttcagacgggtgaaagatggagggctagggctggcccacctgtttgtgaggcaattagtcggacggttctttttcttcaggAACAATGATAATTCATTTCTTCAATCGGTTTGCAAAGTTAGACTTGCGCATTTGTTACCCGAGTTTATTATAAGCTCTGAAAGTGTACCGGTGGCAGTGTTGGGATTCTATAAGGAAATTGTGCTGAGTGTTCGTTTCCTTGCTGTACGGTTTTCCAAAGAATATTTGTTTACGGtcacaagaaaaaggctgcgcaaTGATCTATTGGACAGCCTTTTTCCCCCACCTCGGTACCGAACTATGTACAGTCGAGGCCCAGGCCAGAATGTTTTCAAacgtgttaaaaaaatgcaggtaccgcctggtatgaaaactttctttttcaagctacacacaggaacactatcagttgcaacgtttttagaagaaaggggcttttacatgccatggggctcagattgcttcatatgcaaacaaccagaaacaatagaccatgtttttttacactgttgggcgggggttttcttttgggatgttctacagcgaacaataaagaaagaatttcctctTGATCCACATGGCATAAGGTATCTACCGATAGATGACGAGGACGGAACACCTTTCGATCAGATAATGCTAACTGGCCTCTACTGTATATGGCGAGCCCGCATGGCTGGCTTCTATTGCGATCCCGATGCGAGACCAGCCCGtgttttctttcgagaacaaataacacgttttcttgatgtgcttgctACACATGAGTGCCCACCGCCTTGGATGGCCAGGATAGAACCCGTGGCTAATCTTAAAGAATTTTAAACAACGCCAGCTCACATATAACAGGCGGCTTTTACTTATTAGTTTTTGTTAACGGATGAGAAGTTCATCTGTGTGTATATATGTTCCTTATGTTGTCCTTCCGATGTACTGCTGATTACcggcaataaagagaaaaaaaaacagttgtgcCCGAGTGGTTAAgccattctgcttccggctcccgagctgatCGGATCGCGgaatcatgggctccaatggagcggcatatgcggctgttagccgcggcaacaggctttcgacggaagaagataaggattaccagataattttgcctcggctacctacaggacgtgttgttttaaacacagtttttttgcacgccgacgctcgtgttcgcccgtttcgtgtagaagattttcgagacgcgcttcaagctgttggtatgctctctggcgtcgtcgcccttggagcataccaaatcaaccatgtatgggcggtgacgatgaagacagccgaggctgccgaaaagctggcggccctgaaggagctgcaggtgaaggggcgtcgctgcctgatCATCGACCCCAaagaacaacaggtgaagcttcgtatccactggcttctgcatggggtggacgacgaagacgtctagaccgcgctggcctccttcggaaaagtgacggaagtga includes:
- the LOC126516568 gene encoding uncharacterized protein, coding for MHRVFAVFIWASTWERTSRTNLFVSVKSGGLGLAHLFLRQVVSRFMFLRDQSDPFLRSVMQVRLQRLLPGRIVSCDNMCGAVTGYLREVVLSCKMLEVRFSPEYLCNVNKKKLYKALVDVMLPVPIYRTPHFGGPGQDILKRVKNMPVRPVVKTFFFKLHSGTLPVKTWLHDKGFFVPWTTNCLLCRKPETVEHVFLECWDPIFYWDVLQRTIKKELPLSPYGIRYLSIESEEVPYDLIMLLGLHSLWKTRMQVRHADINTRSTRENFIESVVYLRECFRAQTDPPEWISLFDDLSQMKSF